TTCAGGGTAAATTTGTGGGCTTTGAAATAGGCATCGCCTTCCCCCGAATCGTTAAAATTGCGATCCGCAGCAAAAGAAACATAACTTCGCGGCTTGGACAACGGGGCCGGCGGGTTCTGCCCACTGATTTTGACATGGTAGGTGAACAGATCGATGCTTTCTATGCCGGGCTTATCAAAGCTCCGGTCATGGTATCCGCCGCCGGCTTCAACGGAAAAATAATTAAATTGTTTCCTTAAGATAAGCTTGGCCTGGTTGGATGTGAAGGTGGAGCTTGTCCCGGAATAACTTCTTTCCCAGACCTGGTATTCTAGATCAAGGGATGTCAGCCGCGTAAAATTGTAGACCAGATCAAATATGCCCCGGTGTTCGCTGTGGTCCTCCCTGGTGACCGGGGAGTAGTTCAACTCGGTATTCTGATATTTAAGCCCGGCTGAAAATATCGGACCGAATTGATACATCAGGGACGGGGTTACCTGGTTGATGTAATATTTATCCCTGTCAATGGCGTTGCTGAAGGTGTCTGAAAGACCGGCATCGCGTGTCTTGTAAAAAAGCTCATCCAGTCCAAGGAGCAGCCGGCCAAAGGGCTGGGTTCTGGCACTTAACCTGGCGGTGTGCCCGAAAAAATTATTTTCGCTTTCGGCTTTTTGGCCGGCCGGGACGTCGTCCTGATCGTCGTAATAGTAGGCATTCAGGGTATAATCCAAAAGAATCCGGCTTTTGGCGGTCTGATAGCCGAATTCGAGACCCGGCTGAACAAGATAGGTATAGACTTCTTTTTTATTGGTCTCGGCCTTGTAAAAATTGGAATCTGTCTGCCAACTGGCTGCAATCTTGGGTTTGATGGTAAATTTATCGGCGGCCGAACCATGGCCTGGAAAGCAGAATGCGAGCAGGGCAATTGCCACAGAAACCACATCTTTTCTTAGCGATTTCATAAGCCTTTCCCTTTTTTATGAGGAGATTTAATAAGGCGGTCAAATTAGCAGTGTGGCCGCAGGATTAGCCGG
The Candidatus Desulfatibia profunda genome window above contains:
- a CDS encoding outer membrane beta-barrel protein: MKSLRKDVVSVAIALLAFCFPGHGSAADKFTIKPKIAASWQTDSNFYKAETNKKEVYTYLVQPGLEFGYQTAKSRILLDYTLNAYYYDDQDDVPAGQKAESENNFFGHTARLSARTQPFGRLLLGLDELFYKTRDAGLSDTFSNAIDRDKYYINQVTPSLMYQFGPIFSAGLKYQNTELNYSPVTREDHSEHRGIFDLVYNFTRLTSLDLEYQVWERSYSGTSSTFTSNQAKLILRKQFNYFSVEAGGGYHDRSFDKPGIESIDLFTYHVKISGQNPPAPLSKPRSYVSFAADRNFNDSGEGDAYFKAHKFTLNAGHIFFEKLLLDLTATYQKSDYETQTGTTPEGTTEVRADDRYEIAGKIGYFITDRLTFSITAGYENRDSNLAGDDYDNTYVMVKLDFGYELGKK